The following DNA comes from Anticarsia gemmatalis isolate Benzon Research Colony breed Stoneville strain chromosome 10, ilAntGemm2 primary, whole genome shotgun sequence.
ACGCCCCGGGGCGCGCCAACCCTATTACCTCGCGTCAAGTTCTCGATTCAAATAACGCGCACTCATTGGCGCGTGGTAACGAACTTCCGCCAATGGCGTTGTAGTAACAATTAAACCGCCTAGGGTTGTCCCTACCCATTGTTGAATATcccagtatatttaaaattactatcgCGATTTAACGACATCCGTCCGCCGCAGACGCATCAGGACAAAGGTATcgtgaaatttaataaaaaaaaatcagaaaaaaGCTAGAAACGCAAATGAATAGCATCGTTTGTTCGGTGCCTCTTACAATGATATAAATTATGGAGAGAGGAAGCGAGTGGGCGCGCgggaatataataaaagaacCTCGTGATGCGCCTCCGAGCGGAAAATTGCGTAACTGTGTTGTATTGGAATTCGTTATCTTACGCCGAGATTgtaacctttttattatttttacggaGCTTTTATGTTTAAAGTGGTATGTGTAACAATCGCTTTGAACACACATCGACAACAAACCGTCTGCAACACAATATCCTACTTTATCCAATTCCTACTTAGAGATCTGATTAAACAGTTTTGTGGTTTATAGCACTAGATTAAACTAGCAAGCAACACTAAAGCAGCATTATACAATACATGTAATAAGGCAGTAGCCGGCCTGTATTTGTGTAAGCGTGTTGACCTGATTACGTTCCCTGGGGCCAATCAGTGCGGACACAATGGCCACGTTAGCGGCAGACCGGTGTCGGGTGTCGGACGCGCCGCGGCGGAAACGCTTTGTGTCGGCCGTGTCGCTTGTGTCGCCCGTGCCGCTCGTGTCGCGACGCTTATCGCAATTATCAGCGAGCAACAGTTGCCGCTGTTCCGCTTTAtcttatttatagaatattggAAAATGGAAAATGGATCCGATAATGAAAACTTTTTCTTGTATTGTTGCTGAtgttttttaatactataatagaatatgatatCTGAAAAGTCACTCAATTTAACTAAGAAAAGTGAGATTACACTGTAACCtagaaaattattatcttaAGTGAGAAGAAGACGTTACTTTTTTCATCGCAACATTTTTATTGAGGCGTCAGATTGGCATATTCCTTTCCTTGTctagttataatttatatccaaaatgatttacttaaaaacacaatccaatatataaaattctcgcgtctcgttgccatactcctccgaaacggcttgaccgattctcatgaaattttgtgagcatactgactaggtctgagaatcggcaaacatctatttttcatacacctaagtgacacaatttatttttgttatatggcaaagcaacgtttgccgggtcagctagtaagactATAACAATGTAACGTCGAAGTAATTAATATTCTACAGTAACAATAGTTAGTACAAACACGGTTCACAGAACGCAAGCAATCAAGTAATGCGATACAACAGTCTGTGTGAGATGCACCGCCATGTTGTGTTGTGTAGTTCTAAGCAATGAGTTTGTTTCATAGTATCTGTTAGCATAGATTATGATAGCGTTACACAAATATACTGGAGGGAGATGTTGTTATTTGGTATATGATAGAAGCGTGAGAGAAAGAGATGGATATAAGTTTcatgttgttgttttaaatagGAATGGATTGCAAATAGATTGGTTAAGAGCTTAATGCTCATATTGCTACCTGccaataaactttttaattcttCACTTAATAATCTTTAGTTTTGGATAGCTAACTTATAGGTTCTTTTGCTGTCCTATCGGTGAATGATCAGTTGGTTAAGAATTCTTTCTTTAGGCTGTGTAGTGGCAATTCAGTTATGCGTCTCCAAACTTTAAAGAGCATATGGAACAGTCACAGTTTTGTCCTTTTGGAAAGTCAATCTCTATTTTTTCACTCTATCAATAGGCTGCTTTAAGAAATTGAAGTTGGAATTCTTCCATATCCGTGCCCGACCCCTGTTCTATAACACACTGCCTTTGCTGACCAGAAATTGACATTAGTGTTCTTCTATCTTCGGGCTAAATTCTCGTTCTATAGCACCTAACATTCACGATTTGATTACAAATTTCTGTGCAATATGAGCTCAATCTGATTACATACAAAGTTTTCCATGATACGTCTCCTGCCTGTCACATGTGTGAAGACAGCGAGGTGCGCAATTAGTGACGTCCCCGCGGCCGAGTGTCACCAAGTGTCAGCGAGTGTCACCGACACCACTGACACCTCTAGAGCACTCTACAGTGAGTGACACTCGGTGCGACACCTACTGACGTTAATATGATGGGAACGAGGATGTATCGATGTTTTGGAAATTGTGTGTGCCATTTTGTTGATGGGTGTGTAATGACGATTACTGGTATAAGGATTGGATCATTGCTGTTCTTCGTTATCTggctattattataaagtaagaagaagaaaataaattacatagatATGACtgttaggatttttttttaaagtgggtCTGGATAAggtttgattattttatagcaAGTAAAAATAACTACTATCTAGTAGCTCCAAAGTTTTGAAAGCTGTACCTTTCTTAATACTCAAGcttaatactaatttaattagTGGTTTCTCCTTCAATATAATTCACGTGAATACAAACTAAACAAATCGTCACACAAACGAGAGAGCCGAGTGAGTCTCAAAGCCGACCTCAAGCGACTTTGTTCCGCTCCGACCACTCTAATCTCAACACCCTCTGTTAAAACACGAGGGGGTATACGGTGGGAGGGGGGGAAGGGGTGAGTGTCGCAACAAGTGGCGCCGCGTCGTCGCCGCGGTGTCGTCGCGACGTCGCCGCGTCACTACGACGTCTGTAATGGATACTGATGTAGTTCCACTTTGATAGCTCTCTGCTTTTATATGCCAGTGAAGATGTAGCTATAACATATTGTTATATATCGGTGTCTTTCTTCTTTGAGTAGGTTTAGGAGTACTAGCTAAAAGGATTATTTGCTGATGGCgtgtgttataattataattatcgccTGTAGGAATAGGTCATGCTATACTGAGGATGAACTTTCAACatgtttaagttttataaagtaTACAATATGCgataagtatataagttttATCGCTTATGAATAAGTCCCCGATATAATATGTCTCAACAAACGTATTATAGTACCTGTATTTATTCTGCTTAAAAGCTAAACGATACTCTTTGAGAAGAAGTAAAATCGGGTAATAACTTTGGACAGAGTGCCCTGatgggaaaatattttgaacaatgTCGTATTACAGTAGGTACCTTTCGctgcgctcatctgtcaagcccgcgaagaaaacgtgAGCGAAGAGCGTGTAGGTAAAGGCAACCTATTGACTATCGACTCTTCGTTCAAGAGTTTAACGTATAATCTTGTATTGTTACAGAACGAGGCCGAACCACCCCGGCGCGGTGGTGGAAATATGTGATAATCCCCTCGACGCCAGCAAGGTAACTTATTTCACATAATTTCacgttttgattttttttaacgtggGGCATTCCCTACTCTATTAAGGTGAATGCACATTAACCCGAGCCGAATGCGTCAAACAAGTCAAACGAGTCGAACTAAGAAGTATAAGAGTACGCTAGTATAAAGTTGCGTCTACGCTAGAGGAGCAGAGCATAAATTTGTGTATTATGGACTGTCTTAAGAGCCTCGAACGAGCACGTTTTTGGAAGAAATTTGTGTTCGGCTCGTGCTCCGCTCGAGCTCAGCTCTCCTAACGTAGACGCAGTTGAAAAGTGCAGGGCGCCACGGTGAGACCTATTGCTCTTTAATCGCCCGACTAATAGGTCGTTCGACCGTGTACTCCCTGCACTGCTTCTAGGTTCAACTTCGTTCTACGACAACTTGTATATCATGTATATCATGTAGTAATACGTGGTGGTGTCATGTTCCAGTTGCTGATCGCGTTCGAGACGGGTCTGGTGGTGGTGTGGGACCTGCGCGCGCGCGCGGCCGAGTGGCGCGGCGCGCTGGGCTCGGGCGCGCCGGGCGAGGGCGTGCGCGCCGCCGCCTGGCAGCACGACGGCAAGCTCATGACCGCGCACGTGGACGGCGCGCTCGCCACCTGGTCCACGCGCGCCGCACGACCCGTCTCCTGGTCCTACCCACATGGTCAGTACCTTTATAGCTACtcttttttttcgtaaatgttTTAGAATACTTTAGGATATCAAACTTCCGGTCTTTCTACATTCTACTTACTAAGGaagatttgaatttaaatgaaaaagaatTTTACAGTCTTATGCAAGGCTTATAACAGTGGGCACTAATACTGTAATAGtacattatttttgatacaaaaaagaaaactatagTATCATTTATTGACGCGTTTTTTTCTCGAATTTCGCAACTAGCTACATCCGCCACTGCAAACTAATTACGTTGCTAgaaaaaaagaacttttttaaaCCTACAGCAGCAAATTATTACGCGTATTAACAAATTTTTTCCTTTTCCACTTTCAGCGAAAGCAAACAAAGAAGGCAAACTGGAGCCTTGTAAACCAATACTTAGACTAGAATGGAAAACTTCAAGAACAGGGTGAGTAAATATTCACTTGTATCACATCCCTTGACGACTTACTACTAAGTTTTGTGACTTCACGACCAACTGAGCACGCAATGTATACGGTTTTTGAATACATATCGAGTTGAAAAGGTAACTTTAGTAATATACGTCTTGATAAGTTAGCCCTTTGATAACTCGCAACTTATTCTCTTTACGAGTCAAATATAAGTTCACGTTTATGTAAGTCTGTAATTTGTGTTTTTCAAAGACCTGTTTGTGCGACTACTTTCTTCAAGTTTGTTGAAAACAAGTTTCAAGATGTTAAGTCAACATTATCTGACTATATTTATTGAGATACTTGGATATTCTAACGTTTTTCTAGGGTTCcctacccaaagggtaaaaacgagACTTTATTACTAAGTTTTTATATGGTATGTGATGAACATAGTATAATATCATAATGGTTTATGATACTGACAGACCTTTGAGAGTCCTTTTTAATACAAacctattttaaaatgatataagttaatttagttttagtttcaaATACACTCTAATGAAAATACTTATCCGATAGGCACATTTACCTACATTCGCATATTTAAGTAAACtcatattaacataatatgtatatattttatcataatttctatataaatagtAACGACATCATGAAGACTATTCAGAACCTCGGCGACACAGTTCAGAACATGATCGAGGAGGACACTCAGACTGACCTGGACTGTTCAGAGTAAATACCTGATGTGTTGTTGATAGCTAGGTATTATATACAAACGCTATACTATAGAAATGTGTCTTTACTAAGCCCGCGACTGCATCCAGTCATAAGATTTCCAGGGTAAAGAGTATCTTGTGTGTTTAGTTTTAAGCTATAAGTGtacctaccaaatttcattacaatccgtccagtagtttcttcgtgaaagagtaactaCCAtccattcttacaaactttagcatttgCATTATACATTACCGTTTCTTTCCTTACTCAACCTCTAACTATTGACGGTCTACACTTAcggattttttttgttaacaatttcGAAATATTGCACTGTACActcatcaaaattaaattctgCCTCGAGCAATCCGTATTTCTGGAATATGAAAATcgttttcaaatactttttaaaagaattgaATAGGATATTCATTCGGTCAAACGTTCAAACTTatgatttaaacataattttttccAAGCTACTTTCCACATAAGCGAAATATAGCCTAGGCTTATGATATCCTTATTCAAACATAGCTTATTCCAGGCTACTTTTCACACAAGCGTAATACTAATCTAAATTAAACTTCCCCTGTGGAAAATCAATAGGTAAACACAAAACCATAACATTTATTGATAGTTTCCTTATTACAATATCCCTGTAATAAAAAGCAAGCAACAGTGATATACCCTCTCATTCGTAGCTAATGTATTCAAGAATTGTCATTATACCGTCAAATGACTTCGGGCAACGTCGGGCGACCTCGGAAACGTTCGTAAAGAGCTAATGAATCGAGCAATGTTTTATGAgctcgtttatttttatagtttgtgACTGTCATTTATGGTGACGTTCAGTTCGCTACGATTAGTGGGTAGTTGAAGAAATAGCTCAGTATATAGTTAGTTGTGATTGTTTATGCGTATTGTGGTgtcctgtaaataaataacgatttttttttatggtaaaAGATAATTTGAACTATATTTGTGCACCAATATCAAGAAACTTATATACAAACGTCCGTAGATAtgcctttttttaaattgtttaaactGTATCTAAATTTCATGGATAAAGAGTTACCTATTTGAGATTTTCCCATGAATTCAAGATCTTATTGCAAAATTTATTTGGCTTACACGTACTTACTATACTAATAACAATTACTCATAATAAACTACCCAACATACACAACGCGTTTTCAAATCCTGATCTGTTacatatacaaaatatctcTTTAGACATGTACAAATAACTATGCCTGTGTGtactaatatatgtatttggtGGTGTCTCCAGCGAGAGCCTGGTGATCTTCAGCGGCGGGCTGCCCACGGACAAGGCGGGGCGCACGCACAGCATCACGGTGCTCAACGGCAAGAGCACCACCGTGCTCGAGATGGAGCACAGCGTCGTCGACTTCGTCACGCTCTGCGAGACGCCACACACTGCAGGTAATAGCTTAACAACATCTTGAAAtatacaacaacaaaacaaacaacctATGACTTCAATAAGTTTAGGAAACAATTATAAATTTCATAACTTTCCGTTACCTATAATCAACAAATATTGTTgccatttgtattttatatatctgcTAGTAAAATTTTCTGTTTTGATACTAGACTCGATTtacttgatattattatacaaaatcgATATTAACTGAAAATAAGGTCTTTTAACCAATAGACGAGACTCTGTAAGCGGCGTaaacactaaatatttttaatttaaagcctTTCTTTTCCTAGTAAACCTTGCTTAGTAAATATAGCAAACGTTTGATCAAACAAATCttcttttaaaaatcatatCCAACATTGGCCACAATTGTATAAATCGTATAAATGAACTGGTTACTGGTGTTGCAGACTACCAGGAGCCGTACGCGATCGTGGTGCTGCTGCAGAACGACCTGGTGGTGATCGACCTGCAGTCGCCCGGCTACCCCTGCTTCGAGAACCCCTACCCCATGGACATACACGAGTCGCCCGTCACCTGCTGCTCATACTTCGCTGACTGCCCCTCAGATTTGGTAACTACTTCAATCTGTAACCATCTAATTTTTAACCTTGAAGGCAGCTCGTACTGTATTCCAACCACTTAGTAGacagccttgtatgcaaggttcgcggctgtcagagatatacaaaattcaggatttagaacatcaatgacCAGTAACAAGCTTAAGTAGCTGACGGTGGTCTATTTGATATAGcttaaatattttggaaatgcACAAAATTCTTAATTGTATTCTAGATAAATTgtccaatccgcacttggccagcgtggttgaATTTCAGGCCTAACCGAGACCTCAGATTGGGACAAGACTTTTGCCCCACTGTGgaacaataatgggttaaaaaaagcaCATAAACTTGCCAGAAAATAGAGAAATTCAGATCGCAATTTATAGTATAAACAATCCGTGTTCAGACATGTAAAGAAAACTGCTGATTAGATAACAAGTATAgtaatgtatttgtataatgttGCAGATCCCCGCGTTCTACTCGGTGGGTCGGCAGGGCAACAAGAAGGCGACGGGCTTCAGCGAGAAGCTGTGGCCCATCAACGGCGGCGAGTGGGCGCCCGCCTCCTGCTCCTACAGCGAGATCATACTCACTGGGTAATATACATCAGTCTTTTAAATCATATACTTTGACGTAACGTTGAAGAATGTAATTTGAAACTTCTTTTCTCTTTTATGTATTAAGTTAaacttatgtaattttttaattgacGATGCGTCGTTTTAATCTAAGTTAGTatactttttcattaaatatcttAGAATTTTGATATAGAaacttataataacaataatattatttttacctcAATAAAACACATTGTTTCTGTTGTGTAATGTTTCAGACATGCAGACGGCAGTGTTAAATTTTGGGACGCAAGTGCAGGGACTTtacaaattttgtacaaattaaaatgttctaaaGGTAAGTCAATCGTTCTCCGCTTCTCAAATGGAATAGTAGTTTTAAATGCTAGTGTAGCATTAAAACTATGCGACAACTGGGTCGGAATCGGAGCGTGTAAACCGTAAAGTTTGGTTGCTTTGTATTCATTTCTGTGGTACTGCGTCCACTGAAGCTGCATTTCGGTATTTCGATGCCTAGAAATGAGTACCAAAACAACAAATCCTTACGGTCCGTACGTTCCGATTCTGAAGCAGTGGACGGGCTTTAGTTGTATAGCCTCTTCGAGCTTTTACAAAAATGATTGTTGCGTCTGAACTTCACTATCTTACTAAACCACCTGAACAAGAGTAATTCTAATGTGTATGTGTGTCAGTGTTCGAGCGGCGGTCGAGCGGGTCGGTGTGCTACGAGGAGGAGAGCCCGCTGGCCATCCAGCAGGCGGCGCTGTGCGCGGAGTCGCGGCGCCTGGGCGTGGCGCTGCCGCACGGACACGTCGTGCTCTTCAAGTTCCGCAAGAACGAGACGCATGGAGAGACGCAGGTCACTACAATCaacaaattgtttaatttaaacctTCTTGACTGCTCTTTTATATGAGTGATTAACGCTTTTGAGTACAGAAAACAGGATATATtgtcgtaaaaaataaaatattttcgtttagaTTGATTTCGTGATCATAGAAAAGAAGACCGAAAAAGAATGTCGGTTGTGTggatagatatttatttatgaacaagAAAGGAGTGAAGACACAGTTGATAGCTGAAGGGGTTATTtggaagataaaaaaaaatgtcgaagacatatattttattcaagttcTTCGTTAGCCACTGCCTTTTCGTGTCTTTAGTTTGTTACTTTTGATTTTTGTAGTCAAATGTGTAATGTATATTGCAGGTTATAGAAATCCCGATGATAACGGACTCATTAGAAGAGGAGGGCTCCCCCGAGGCAGAGGGGGGGCGGTCTATGTCCTTCAGCCGCGCAGGGGACGCGGGGGAGGGGGAGAGCAGAAGGGTAagaacatccatactaatattataaatgcgaaggtaactctgtctgtctgttactcaatcacgcctaaactactgaaccaatttgcatgaaatttggtatggagatattttgatacccgagagaggaaaatgacgcattcccatgggaaaattcaggtggcggacgaagtcgcgggtaaaagcacgttaactataattatttaagttcaAGAACAGTGTTCTGTCGTTATTGCTTCATTTATAGCAACGAGAAGAAACAAATATACAGCGTCTCTAACTGACTTTCTTGAACAGAACGCATCTCTAAAACTAGCATGCGCATCTGCATCAAGCATCTTTTCGGTAGTTTACTCTATGTTTAGACATATATgcatttattacatatatttatttatttattctgacATAGGTGTAGGCTGTTAAGATACAggaatgttttgtttaatttatagatAGTCGCATTACAAGTTATTCCTTTTGCTACTGTATGTTGTGAGCTGATGTGATGTGTCATGTCTGCGCAGTCGGGCGTGTggtcgggcggcggcggcggcggcgcgtggGTGCGCGTGCGCGGCGCGGACGGCACGGGCGGCGCGCGCCGGGCGCCCGGCTTCCAGCCCGCGCTCGTGGCGCTGCAGCAGGGCGCGCCGCACCCCGTCACCACGCTCACCATCAACTCCTCCTACGGACTGTCAGTACTCCGCCGACGACGCGTACCGCCAGCGTCGCACGAACACTGTTTTATTATTGAtctctattttatatattctgtTTTTTACTGATATGAACGTGCCTCTGTTCACGTTTTAGTACATACCCTTTTTTATTCTCTTAAACTTAATATGCGTAAATTTTGGATTATTTGAATAACAATGCGACACTTTAGCGTTTATTCCTTTCGATGTGACGCCGGCTCCCTGCCCGCGTTCGTCTCGCGATgatggcgggcgcggcgggcgcggcgcggagCGCGTGGTGAGTGAGGTTTGGTGTCGCAGCATGGCGTGGGGCGGCGAGCGCGGCGTGGTGGTGGTGGACATCTCGCGGCGCGTGCTGGTGGCGGCGCTGGCGCCCGCCGCGCTGTACCACCCGCCCGACGCGTGGCCGCACGCGCGCCACCACCGACACAACGACCGCCAGCGCTCGCCCAGCCTCGACCAGGTACcgcgcacacgcacacgcacacacacacgcgccGGACTGGCCGAGGCTCGCCCGCGCTCCCGCCACGCTGGCGCGGCCGAGCCTCGCCCCGGCGGTACGGCGACGATGTACACTGTATTGTCACGTCGTAACGAACTAAATATCGGGAACCCTGTTGTGAAAGACTGGAGAGAGACACGGTATGAACGACCACCCACCGAACGGAAGTTCGACGTACACACGGTTAGACGAGCGGAGccgcggcgcgcggcgggcgcgtgACGTCACCGGACGCCGCTGCGCCCGAGGGTTACTTCACATTATGATTGATTTGCTGTTTTGTTGAGTTGTATGAGTTGCCGGCGAACCGCCGAACCCCTGACACTTATTTTATGTTCAATtatgttgtaattattttaacgatTTAGCAGTAGCGCCGCCCCCGGCTTGTCCCAGTAGCGACATCTTGGCATGGCATCGTTAGACATTGTTTACACTCGGCCTGTCTTTCTCTTCTCCTATCGCCCACATGTTACATAGAATATTTGTTATGTGGAGTTTGCAGATTTGCGCGAATGCCACGTATCGTAGGCGAGCGCCTGGCTAGCGCCGGGCTAGCGGCCGGCTAGCGCTCGGTATCACCTCACGACTATCACGACTATCACGAGTATCACGCGAGTAGCGAGTATCACGCTCACGGCACCCATAGACCCGCACGGCACGACTCGGTCCCGGCGGGCGCTATACTTcatcattgatattttttccCATCCGCGTCGCCGAAAGCTGGAGGAGAGCGCTCGCGGCCCCTCGCCGGCCAGCCCCGCCGAGCCCGCGGCGCCCGACGAGCCCGCGCCCGACGACAAGCCCAAGCTCGACTCGCGCCGCAAGTCCACCTCCTGGAAGACCTTCAACCTCAAGCGCCAACTGTCCAAGGTGGACCTCAAGTTCAAGGCGGCCTTCACCGCGCCCACAGAGGCCAACAACGCCGAGGAGGCTCCTCCAGAGCGCGGGAACTCGCAATTCTACTGCGAGACGGGCACGGGCGAGCGCGTGGAGCCTCCAGTCGAGCCCGCCGACTCGGCCGACAGCGACTCGCCGAAGGCCGAGGACGAGGCGTCGCCGGGCACGCGCAGCGCGGTGGCGTCGCCGCTGCGGGTGTGCTCGGACGTGTTCGAGCGCATGCACCGCGAGCTGCAGGACAAGCGCGGGCCCGACGTGTACGACCGCATGCACCGCGAGCTGCAGGAGCGCTGGCAGGCGCAGgacgcggcgggcgcgggcgcgggggcGGGCGAGGCGCCGCCGCGGCCCGACTCGCTGCCGCTGGGCTCGGCGCCGGCGCGGCCGCCGCGGGCGCGGGGCAAGCGCGAGGAGCGGCTGCTGTCGGTGCCCAACATCCCGAGCCGCGGCgaggcgcggcggcgggcggcggcgccgcAGGGCTCTCTGGCGGGCTCGCTCATGCGCCGCTTCAGTAAGTATCTGGCGCGCTCGCTCATCTCACGCTCATCCCGGCGCCGGGTCTCACGGGTCTCCGTAGCGCCTAGTCCGTTACTCGCTGTCGACTAGAGTAGTTCGATGCTCCTCCGACTGGAATGGTAATGGTTTGCGATTTTTTTCATCATCACTGGTACCGTAGCCCCCTTTCGATTCGGGACCTAGATTTGACTAGCTAGAGGTGATGGTAGTTAGATTTAACATTGTGTTCTGAACTAATAGTATGAGATGACGATGTGTGACGCCTGACGAGGACTGTGGACTCGCGGCTCGCGACCCGCGGGCCGCATCTACCGCTTTGTGCTTCTTGTGATATTtggctttttatttaattttgtttataaagtatgtacctatgtatagtATAAGAGTATGATATATAAGTAAGCTATACGTATTACGTATATGGTAGGCGCGCGGTCGCCTCTGTACAAAGGACGCACGGTGTATGTGTCTCTCACTCAGTACGTACTGCGCACCGGTGACTCATgtgtatatttcttttatttccaaGGAAAAGGACTCCTCCGACGAAGACTCTAACTGCCTTAAATATCTGTTCGCCGACTTCCTCGGTAATTGAATGTCGAGTTAATAAGTAGTGATGATTGCATCGATCATAGGTGATCTCTGTGTTGTCTCAGTTGTGACGCTATGTTGGAGTAGTCGGACGGTAGCCTGCACTCCGCTTGTAGCTCGCCGGCGTAGTGGCGCTAGGTGGCGCTAGTTGGCGCTAGGTGCCGAGGCAGGCTCCGGCCGACGCCAGTACTCGCTCACCTGTTCGCAGGGCACTTAGTAGCGCGCGCGTGCTGCAGACGCGAGCCGGCCGCGCCCCGCGCAGGTACGTGCCGCCACGTCACACGCACACGTCACTAACGTCACTGACGTCACCGTGGCACAGAGATCACTCCTAACATGACGTGTGATAACAGAGAGGGTCTTCATTGTATGTGTCGTGTGTGAACGGTGGAGGGTCCCGGTATCGTCGCCAGACGCCCGCTCCGGAACATCGCCCCGCGGTCACACTAACTAACAACGCGCACCTTAACATCACGCAAACTGATGTCATCCGTGCAACAACATAACATGATAGATCGATGAGCGAGCGAGTCGTCGCGCGGCGATGTTTCGGAGGTGTTGTCGGCGGGCGGCGCGGTGGTGTGTGTGGAGCGAGGGAGTGAGGGAGTGTGGGAGTGGTGGTCGGTGGCGGGCGTGGTGGAGGATGCGGCGGCATGTGTTGTGTTGTAGATGAACGGGCCGGGCGGGAGCGGGGGCGGGAGCGGGGCCGGCGGCGGGGGCGCGAGCGCGGGGAGCGCGGCGCCGGGCGCAGcgccgggcgcgggcggcggcgcgggcagCACGCGGGTGCGGCGCTCGCGCTCGCAAGGTACCCGCAAACTGCACAAGTGCCTGTCCACCGCGTCGGACGTGTACGCCGCGCCCCCCGCCCCGCAACACTCGCTACTGACGACGCGCCAGTATTGCAGTTTTGGTAGTACAGTCACCTTGTAACACTCGGCCTCGTCTCTTTCCGTTCTGAGGCAGTCGCAGTTTCTTCCTCACTTATGTTCCGTTCCGTTTGTTTTGTTTCGGTTTCCGTTCTGGGCGGCGCGAGCGCGAGCCTGACGCGTGACGCGACGTCGCGTCCGCGTCGAGCGCGCCTCGCGTCGTCACGTTCTCACTATTATCTCTCTGttg
Coding sequences within:
- the Tomosyn gene encoding syntaxin-binding protein tomosyn isoform X6; the encoded protein is MKKFTFKGVLDGFRSSVQAAPRGTEQEIQETLRPDHFQIKKTFRHGFPFSPTALAWDPIQKLLAIGDKGGNLRILGGPGVDAHVRHESCEAVLHARFLINEGALVTATADDQLHLWTFRQKSPQRLHSLKFQRERITCLHLPLASKWIHVGTERGNVHVVNIETFALSGYVINWNKAIEVTRPNHPGAVVEICDNPLDASKLLIAFETGLVVVWDLRARAAEWRGALGSGAPGEGVRAAAWQHDGKLMTAHVDGALATWSTRAARPVSWSYPHAKANKEGKLEPCKPILRLEWKTSRTGNDIMKTIQNLGDTVQNMIEEDTQTDLDCSDESLVIFSGGLPTDKAGRTHSITVLNGKSTTVLEMEHSVVDFVTLCETPHTADYQEPYAIVVLLQNDLVVIDLQSPGYPCFENPYPMDIHESPVTCCSYFADCPSDLIPAFYSVGRQGNKKATGFSEKLWPINGGEWAPASCSYSEIILTGHADGSVKFWDASAGTLQILYKLKCSKVFERRSSGSVCYEEESPLAIQQAALCAESRRLGVALPHGHVVLFKFRKNETHGETQVIEIPMITDSLEEEGSPEAEGGRSMSFSRAGDAGEGESRRSGVWSGGGGGGAWVRVRGADGTGGARRAPGFQPALVALQQGAPHPVTTLTINSSYGLMAWGGERGVVVVDISRRVLVAALAPAALYHPPDAWPHARHHRHNDRQRSPSLDQMNGPGGSGGGSGAGGGGASAGSAAPGAAPGAGGGAGSTRVRRSRSQGTRKLHKCLSTASDVYAAPPAPQHSLLTTRQYCSFDRNHLIDKLDSSFSRSRSSSMSSLENISQEGIQCLAFADSYTKKSDPTTLLPTLWIGTTLGSVLTMMINLPEADLRHTQPVVVSTSGGPIFRLKGSILTMSFLDCNGALIPYSYESWKDDSKDVRERRERTPTKQSSSSSGSRMSPTPGTDAAGDRQFVVVASEKQARVVALPSQNCVYRQQIVDTDFVVKAETVSLKDSVCLVNYLSTGHLVAYSLPSLRPLVDVDFLPLSELSFQTQSKQRGIVDPMLSIWGQQLIVNEDTDQIAKTFCFSNRGHGLFLASPTEIQKFTIDAEFCQQLNEMLGELFLPRDMPEPPKESFFRGLFGGGARPLDREELFGESSGKPSRAVAKHIPGGSAQLDQLGARASTAASEVARAHMLVVERGDKLSQLEERTERMHSQAAEFSSSAHQLMLKYKDKKWYQL